CCAGCGGGAGGAAGCTTCAAAAGATGTCGCGGCAAATTTGAATTCTAAGACCATTACGATATCATGAGCTAGGAATATGACATCTGGTCTCTTCTGCCTCCTTGGAATTTCGTATTCAAGAATGATATGCCAGAGCCCAACCCGAGGGTCTTCGCAGACAAGAAGCCGAAGCTGGGTTTTCAGGACATCAACTTCTTCTGCCCACACCCGTATTTGTCGGCTTTGCTGACTTTCAAATCCGCTATTTGCGATCGCAGTGACGAGTCTACCGACAATATGATCTTTATCGGTTGTGAGAAATTCTCTCACTGAGGATGCGAATCCGGCCGCCATGGCTAAGCACCTTCGGAAGTCAGTTGGTCTGGCACAAAAATCATTATTGCTGTCGGGTGTCTTCTTCAAGTTTTCTGAAGAAGCTAAAGAGCGAAATCTCAAGCGCCTTTGCGATTTCGAGAAATTCCACCACGTCAAGCCTTCGTTCGCCTCGCTCATATTTCGAGACGAAGGATTGCGGGCGCGACAACTTTTCCGCCACCTCCTTTTGAGTAAGTCCGGATTTTTTCCGCGCCTCAATCAGGAGCTTGCGGAACTTGTTGTATTTGTTTGTGAAAGGAGATTTTTGCATGGTTGAATATAAACCTAGAATGGGATAAAACCCAAAACAGGTTATCTATAGAGGCGGGTCATTGATTTCCCTGGTGGATACGAGGTTTGCTTCCGAGGGGGCTCAGGTAGCTCAAGAATTGGTTCTAAGAAGTAAGCCGCTATGTCCCAAGAGAAAAAGCCGATCTACAATCGCACGTCTTTTATTTCTTTCGCGAACGTATTCGGGTATCGTTCTTCAGAATCTGTTCCGCCTTCGAAAGAATTGCGGCGGGTGTGATTTTTAATGCTTTTGCTATG
This region of Candidatus Abyssobacteria bacterium SURF_5 genomic DNA includes:
- a CDS encoding XRE family transcriptional regulator, giving the protein MQKSPFTNKYNKFRKLLIEARKKSGLTQKEVAEKLSRPQSFVSKYERGERRLDVVEFLEIAKALEISLFSFFRKLEEDTRQQ